One Takifugu rubripes chromosome 19, fTakRub1.2, whole genome shotgun sequence genomic window carries:
- the LOC115246871 gene encoding uncharacterized protein isoform X2: MCSGERLTKRTNSNPGSKERFCQKEGGGQQPVRTPINRRQEDSALLMNRMEPVLKSDCSEEGKKEEEMEELDASNGYRHQYNLRNQRFSEKIPECTAELQSHQAATSQRSVSSRDSNSSPKISHSDSSASTTTDESWDRSQVQDDNLCWIQEYKFGYLPEKRTVTTATRTLTTSQTRPPHLKREGKPSICEKIVSAFSSLCPCLRRKEKNLLKRRPTPPKTTTTPQQQK, from the exons ATGTGCTCAGGAGAAAGGCTAACAAAG AGAACAAACTCAAATCCTGGTTCAAAAGAACGTTTCTGCCAAAAAGAAGGAGGGGGCCAGCAGCCAGTGAGAACTCCCATcaacaggaggcaggaggactCAGCACTTTTG ATGAATAGGATGGAGCCAGTATTAAAAAGCGACTGCTCAG aagaggggaagaaagaagaggagatggaggaactGGATGCCTCAAATGGATATCGACACCAGTATAACCT ACGTAATCAGAGATTCAGCGAAAAGATCCCAGAATGCACAGCTGAGCTACAATCCCACCAGGCCGCGACATCCCAGCGATCAGTCTCGTCCAGAGACTCCAACTCGTCCCCTAAAATCAGTCACTCGGACTCCAGCGCGTCCACGACCACGGACGAAAGTTGGGACAGGAGCCAAGTCCAGGACGACAACCTGTGCTGGATCCAGG AGTACAAATTCGGATACCTGCCAGAGAAAAGGACTGTGACGACCGCAACAAGGACCCTAACGACCAGCCAGACCCGTCCTCCACACCTGAAGAGGGAAGGCAAACCTTCG ATCTGTGAAAAAATTGTATCCGCGTTCTCGTCACTCTGTCCGTGTTTGAGGCGCAAGGAGAAGAACTTGCTGAAACGTCGGCCGACGCCCCCTAAAACCACCACGACCCCTCaacagcagaaataa
- the LOC115246871 gene encoding uncharacterized protein isoform X1 produces MDTSDSDSSVSPTTAKPGDRGRDQDSHVLRRKANKGQRRSITLFVSSQRTNSNPGSKERFCQKEGGGQQPVRTPINRRQEDSALLMNRMEPVLKSDCSEEGKKEEEMEELDASNGYRHQYNLRNQRFSEKIPECTAELQSHQAATSQRSVSSRDSNSSPKISHSDSSASTTTDESWDRSQVQDDNLCWIQEYKFGYLPEKRTVTTATRTLTTSQTRPPHLKREGKPSICEKIVSAFSSLCPCLRRKEKNLLKRRPTPPKTTTTPQQQK; encoded by the exons ATGGACACCAGCGATTCAGATTCTAGCGTATCTCCCACCACAGCCAAACCTGGGGACAGAGGCCGAGACCAGGACAGCCATGTGCTCAGGAGAAAGGCTAACAAAG GTCAACGGAGAAGCATCACTTTGTTTGTTTCATCACAGAGAACAAACTCAAATCCTGGTTCAAAAGAACGTTTCTGCCAAAAAGAAGGAGGGGGCCAGCAGCCAGTGAGAACTCCCATcaacaggaggcaggaggactCAGCACTTTTG ATGAATAGGATGGAGCCAGTATTAAAAAGCGACTGCTCAG aagaggggaagaaagaagaggagatggaggaactGGATGCCTCAAATGGATATCGACACCAGTATAACCT ACGTAATCAGAGATTCAGCGAAAAGATCCCAGAATGCACAGCTGAGCTACAATCCCACCAGGCCGCGACATCCCAGCGATCAGTCTCGTCCAGAGACTCCAACTCGTCCCCTAAAATCAGTCACTCGGACTCCAGCGCGTCCACGACCACGGACGAAAGTTGGGACAGGAGCCAAGTCCAGGACGACAACCTGTGCTGGATCCAGG AGTACAAATTCGGATACCTGCCAGAGAAAAGGACTGTGACGACCGCAACAAGGACCCTAACGACCAGCCAGACCCGTCCTCCACACCTGAAGAGGGAAGGCAAACCTTCG ATCTGTGAAAAAATTGTATCCGCGTTCTCGTCACTCTGTCCGTGTTTGAGGCGCAAGGAGAAGAACTTGCTGAAACGTCGGCCGACGCCCCCTAAAACCACCACGACCCCTCaacagcagaaataa